A genomic segment from Chitinophaga flava encodes:
- a CDS encoding c-type cytochrome yields the protein MAVGFIPYITWLEQRGVRMSGTSQITNPVWDDMVYRKMKVAFIITTTLGAMTGVGIWFSAALISPSSIGSLIRVFYFAWFVEWLTFVTEVVLIMIYFLTWKNANTTLKSKLRHIRFGWFLSIFSWITMAIIVSILGFMMDPGNWNKHHSLLNGFTNPIYLPQLFFRTPAAMVLGGIFGMLLTTIFAKKHTAERSIALKSASKWILLWAPVALVAAYIYYHAMPEAMRFNMSTAVGTIEFSQYYKLLSYIIPGTVSLVVIVSIWALLRPRSIRFVIVLVPCLAAFGFLGIFERVREFIRKPYVIGGYMYSNLLREEDYPLYKRDGILKYATYANTAEITAENKLAAGRDVFMLSCSRCHTTNGINSIVEVFERIYGAGKPLDENSMEAYIPNMHNGRTYMPPFPGNKKELKALATYIRHLQLSGEALGGAQTEGVTVNPQNNIQAAEELMKTNEKTMADNELNK from the coding sequence TTGGCAGTTGGATTCATACCTTATATTACCTGGTTGGAACAACGGGGAGTGAGAATGTCTGGCACTTCACAAATCACCAATCCTGTATGGGATGATATGGTATATAGGAAAATGAAGGTAGCCTTTATTATCACCACTACCCTGGGTGCCATGACAGGCGTTGGCATCTGGTTTTCTGCAGCGTTAATTAGTCCGTCTTCAATTGGAAGCCTCATCCGCGTATTTTATTTTGCATGGTTTGTGGAGTGGCTGACGTTTGTAACAGAAGTAGTGTTAATAATGATCTACTTTCTCACCTGGAAGAATGCAAATACGACACTTAAATCCAAACTACGCCACATAAGGTTTGGATGGTTCCTTTCCATATTTTCCTGGATAACCATGGCTATCATTGTCTCTATCTTAGGTTTCATGATGGACCCCGGTAACTGGAACAAGCATCATAGTCTGCTGAATGGATTTACCAATCCTATTTATTTGCCTCAGTTGTTTTTCCGAACTCCGGCCGCGATGGTCTTGGGTGGCATTTTCGGTATGTTGTTAACGACCATCTTCGCAAAGAAGCATACTGCTGAAAGAAGTATCGCATTAAAAAGTGCATCAAAATGGATATTGTTGTGGGCTCCTGTAGCATTGGTGGCGGCCTATATATACTATCATGCCATGCCCGAGGCGATGCGCTTTAATATGAGTACCGCAGTGGGCACTATCGAATTCTCTCAGTACTATAAATTACTTAGTTACATCATTCCCGGCACTGTTTCATTGGTGGTGATTGTCAGCATATGGGCATTACTGCGGCCAAGGTCAATCCGCTTCGTCATTGTGCTGGTACCATGCCTGGCTGCATTTGGGTTCCTTGGCATTTTCGAGCGCGTGAGAGAGTTTATCAGAAAACCATATGTGATCGGAGGATATATGTATTCGAATCTGCTACGGGAAGAAGACTATCCACTTTACAAAAGGGATGGTATTTTAAAATATGCTACCTATGCTAATACAGCGGAGATAACAGCAGAAAATAAGCTTGCGGCCGGCCGCGATGTATTTATGCTGTCATGCAGCCGCTGTCATACTACAAATGGTATCAACTCCATTGTAGAAGTATTTGAGCGAATATACGGAGCTGGGAAACCGCTGGATGAAAACTCAATGGAAGCCTATATCCCCAATATGCATAACGGAAGAACATATATGCCACCATTTCCCGGAAATAAAAAAGAGTTAAAAGCATTGGCTACATATATAAGACACCTTCAGCTAAGCGGAGAAGCGCTGGGTGGCGCTCAAACAGAAGGAGTAACCGTTAATCCGCAAAATAATA